A genome region from Trichosurus vulpecula isolate mTriVul1 chromosome 5, mTriVul1.pri, whole genome shotgun sequence includes the following:
- the DNAJC22 gene encoding dnaJ homolog subfamily C member 22 isoform X2, with protein MAKGLLVTYALWAIGGPFGLHHLYLGRDSHALLWMLTLGGGGLGWLLEFWKLPSFVAQANQARGQRKNHEELIPSLSPLRFFAQILVGIYFGFVALISLSFMTSFYIVGLPLAVGLGVLLVATVGNQTSDFKSILRAAFLTSPLFYGRPIAILPISLVASVTAQRHRSYKAPLEAETLTLRLYHLGLAYLAFTGPVAYSIFCNMAATLQCVTETLGSFLYWLTFFPVFSRIVESILILPYRVWLLVGNPGFGSVSFQEWEKLFEFVRSFQDEKQQLAYQFSIKA; from the coding sequence ATGGCCAAGGGGCTACTGGTAACCTACGCTCTTTGGGCAATAGGGGGCCCTTTTGGCCTCCATCATCTCTACCTGGGGCGTGATAGCCATGCTTTGTTGTGGATGCTTactttgggaggtggggggtTGGGTTGGCTCTTGGAGTTCTGGAAGCTCCCCAGCTTTGTGGCACAAGCCAACCAAGCCCGAGGGCAAAGGAAGAATCATGAAGAACTGATACCCAGTCTAAGTCCATTGCGCTTTTTTGCCCAGATCCTGGTGGGCATCTATTTTGGCTTTGTGGCCCTGATTAGCCTCTCCTTCATGACCAGCTTCTATATTGTGGGTCTTCCATTAGCTGTTGGTTTAGGGGTATTGTTAGTGGCCACTGTGGGCAACCAGACTTCAGACTTTAAGAGTATTTTAAGGGCAGCATTTTTGACCTCTCCTCTTTTCTATGGCCGCCCCATAGCCATTCTGCCCATCAGCTTGGTCGCCAGCGTCACAGCACAGAGACACCGGAGCTACAAGGCCCCTTTGGAGGCTGAGACTCTCACTCTTCGGCTCTACCACCTAGGACTTGCTTACCTGGCTTTCACAGGTCCTGTGGCCTACAGCATCTTCTGCAACATGGCTGCCACTCTCCAGTGTGTAACAGAGACCCTTGGCTCCTTCTTGTATTGGCTTACCTTCTTCCCTGTCTTCAGCCGGATCGTGGAGTCTATCCTTATCCTACCTTACCGGGTCTGGCTTCTGGTGGGGAATCCGGGTTTTGGCAGTGTCTCCTTTCAGGAATGGGAGAAGCTGTTTGAGTTTGTCAGAAGCTTTCAGGATGAGAAACAGCAGCTAGCTTACCAA
- the C1QL4 gene encoding complement C1q-like protein 4, translating to MVLLLLVAIPLLVHSSRGPAHYEMLGRCRMVCDPHGPPGPDPDGSPASAPPFPPGAKGETGRRGKAGLRGPPGPQGPRGPPGEPGRQGPPGPPGPGPGGAVPAAYSPRIAFYAGLRRPHEGYEVLRFDDVVTNVGNAYEAASGKFTCPMPGVYFFAYHVLMRGGDGTSMWADLMKNGQVRASAIAQDADQNYDYASNSVILHLDVGDEVFIKLDGGKVHGGNTNKYSTFSGFIIYPD from the exons ATGGTGCTGCTGCTACTTGTGGCCATCCCGCTGCTCGTGCACAGCTCCCGCGGGCCCGCGCACTACGAGATGCTGGGCCGCTGCCGCATGGTTTGCGACCCGCATGGGCCCCCGGGCCCAGATCCCGACGGGTCACCCGCTTCTGCGCCTCCATTTCCCCCAGGAGCCAAAGGCGAGACTGGCCGGAGGGGCAAAGCTGGGCTGCGAGGACCCCCTGGTCCACAGGGCCCGAGAGGTCCCCCAGGAGAGCCCGGCAGACAAGGGCCCCCTGGACCCCCAGGCCCAGGCCCCGGAGGAGCAGTGCCCGCTGCCTACTCTCCCCGGATAGCCTTCTACGCTGGGCTGCGTCGGCCTCATGAGGGCTACGAGGTGCTGCGCTTCGACGACGTGGTGACCAACGTAGGCAACGCATACGAGGCGGCCAGTGGCAAGTTCACCTGTCCCATGCCGGGTGTATACTTCTTTGCCTACCACGTGCTGATGCGCGGCGGCGACGGCACCAGCATGTGGGCAGATCTGATGAAGAACGGGCAG GTCCGGGCCAGTGCCATCGCCCAGGATGCAGACCAGAACTACGACTACGCCAGCAACAGCGTCATCCTGCACCTGGACGTGGGGGACGAGGTGTTCATCAAGCTGGATGGAGGCAAGGTGCATGGGGGGAACACCAACaagtacagcaccttctctggcTTCATCATCTACCCGGACTGA